From Chryseobacterium salivictor, a single genomic window includes:
- the pdxH gene encoding pyridoxamine 5'-phosphate oxidase encodes MENLHDKRKIYNRAELLENQIKENPMEQFRGWFLDAEQNPHISEANAMAISTLENDGCPRTRMVLLKSFTWEGFIFYTNYESRKGKAIESNHKACLHFFWPSLERQIIIKADLEKLAENLSDGYFHSRPKGSQLGAVVSPQSQVIPDREYLEEKLKNLEKEFENIEIQRPKNWGGYLAKPYEIEFWQGRPNRLHDRIIYELQEDFNWKISRLAP; translated from the coding sequence ATGGAAAACTTGCACGACAAAAGAAAAATCTACAACCGCGCGGAACTTTTGGAAAATCAGATTAAAGAAAACCCAATGGAGCAGTTTCGGGGTTGGTTCCTGGATGCTGAGCAAAATCCTCACATTTCAGAGGCCAATGCCATGGCGATTTCTACCCTTGAAAATGACGGCTGTCCGCGAACCAGAATGGTTTTGTTGAAATCATTCACTTGGGAAGGTTTTATTTTTTACACCAATTATGAGAGCAGAAAAGGAAAAGCGATTGAAAGCAATCACAAAGCGTGTCTGCATTTTTTCTGGCCCAGTTTAGAACGGCAGATCATTATAAAAGCAGATTTAGAAAAATTGGCTGAAAATTTAAGTGACGGTTATTTTCATTCCCGCCCCAAAGGAAGTCAATTGGGAGCGGTGGTTTCGCCACAAAGTCAGGTAATTCCGGATCGGGAATATTTAGAGGAAAAGTTGAAAAATCTTGAAAAAGAATTTGAAAATATAGAAATTCAACGACCAAAAAATTGGGGTGGTTATCTGGCAAAGCCTTATGAAATAGAATTTTGGCAAGGCCGACCAAACCGTTTACACGACCGGATTATCTATGAATTGCAGGAAGACTTTAACTGGAAGATTTCACGCTTAGCCCCATAA
- a CDS encoding Fur family transcriptional regulator: MDAKQKELNFSTIKEVLRQYLQHKGFRNTPERYTILEEIYNMEHHFNVDDLYLLMMQKKYHVSKATIYNTIEIFLDAGLIRKHQFGEKTMTSSSYEKSYFDKQHDHLVIYKKGSDKEIQEIIEFCDPRIQGIKDSIEAAFGVNIDSHSLYFYGTKKD, encoded by the coding sequence ATGGACGCTAAACAAAAAGAACTCAATTTTTCAACAATCAAGGAGGTTTTAAGACAATATCTTCAGCATAAAGGTTTTCGAAATACGCCGGAACGCTACACGATTTTAGAAGAAATCTACAATATGGAGCATCACTTCAATGTTGATGATTTATACCTTTTGATGATGCAGAAAAAATACCATGTTTCCAAAGCGACCATTTACAATACCATCGAAATATTTCTGGATGCCGGCTTAATCAGAAAACATCAGTTTGGCGAAAAAACCATGACTTCTTCTTCCTACGAAAAATCATATTTCGATAAGCAACACGATCATTTGGTTATTTACAAAAAAGGCTCAGACAAAGAAATTCAGGAAATCATTGAGTTTTGCGACCCGAGAATCCAGGGAATCAAAGATTCTATTGAAGCAGCATTTGGTGTAAATATTGATTCACATTCACTTTATTTTTACGGAACTAAAAAGGATTAA
- a CDS encoding START-like domain-containing protein codes for MAKTKVQYEFPMHCQSEILYEYMASAEGLSEWFADDVVEKGDDFYFSWSNGPEEKATLIRYKPESFVRFRWEEDEGTKNYFEMTIVIDDITDDLALNITDFCDAGDEEENRLYWENLIENLKLKLGAS; via the coding sequence ATGGCGAAAACGAAAGTGCAATACGAGTTTCCAATGCACTGTCAGTCAGAGATTTTGTATGAATATATGGCGAGCGCAGAGGGACTTTCTGAGTGGTTTGCGGATGACGTGGTGGAAAAAGGAGACGACTTCTATTTTAGTTGGAGCAATGGTCCCGAAGAAAAAGCGACGCTTATTCGTTACAAACCCGAAAGTTTTGTGCGTTTTCGATGGGAAGAGGATGAAGGAACGAAAAATTATTTTGAAATGACCATCGTTATTGATGATATTACTGATGATTTGGCCCTGAATATTACTGATTTCTGTGATGCCGGCGACGAAGAAGAAAACCGCCTCTATTGGGAAAATTTAATCGAAAATTTAAAATTAAAATTAGGCGCATCCTAA
- a CDS encoding lysylphosphatidylglycerol synthase transmembrane domain-containing protein: protein MKQDKKPNPFKSFLTIAVSLGIATLFMWFALKGMEFKKIMGYFGKANYLWVFIAALFGILAYWFRAVRWNLLLEPMGYAISNSNSFWTISFGYLMNLTIPRSGELARSTALFGVENVPVEKSFGTIILERVVDLICMVGFLGLTLIFKYKAFIAFYNYITEEKGKTETNASNSKIYLILLILAVTAVLFLVFRKKMERFPIYQKVIHFAKGIFAGLTSIFKMKQKGKFLAYTLGIWISYYLAAYLVCFSLPETSQFTFADGFFIIVVGTLGMMVPASGGIGAFHLALKFGIMALFLSMGKNPEEGGEVGLSYAFISHTMQLVIMIVMGLISIPMLAKARSKAVQNRNL from the coding sequence TTGAAACAGGACAAAAAACCAAATCCTTTTAAATCCTTTTTAACCATTGCGGTTTCCCTCGGCATTGCGACGCTTTTTATGTGGTTTGCCCTGAAGGGAATGGAGTTTAAAAAAATAATGGGCTATTTCGGAAAAGCCAATTATCTCTGGGTTTTCATCGCAGCCCTATTCGGAATTCTTGCGTACTGGTTTCGGGCGGTCCGCTGGAATCTTTTGCTGGAACCGATGGGTTATGCTATTTCAAACTCCAACTCATTCTGGACGATTTCCTTCGGATATTTAATGAATCTTACCATTCCCAGAAGTGGTGAATTGGCACGCTCAACGGCGTTATTTGGAGTGGAAAATGTGCCGGTCGAAAAATCTTTCGGAACCATTATTCTGGAACGCGTGGTCGATTTAATCTGCATGGTTGGGTTTTTGGGTCTGACATTGATTTTTAAATACAAAGCTTTTATCGCTTTTTATAATTATATCACCGAAGAAAAAGGAAAGACAGAAACAAATGCTTCCAACTCGAAAATTTATCTAATTCTTTTAATTCTTGCAGTAACCGCTGTTTTGTTTTTGGTGTTCAGAAAAAAAATGGAGCGGTTTCCCATTTATCAAAAAGTTATACATTTTGCAAAAGGAATTTTTGCCGGTCTGACCTCCATTTTCAAAATGAAACAGAAAGGAAAATTCCTGGCCTACACTTTAGGAATCTGGATTTCCTATTATCTGGCGGCCTATTTAGTTTGTTTTTCTTTACCGGAAACTTCTCAGTTTACATTTGCAGACGGTTTTTTCATTATCGTCGTTGGGACTTTAGGAATGATGGTTCCCGCTTCCGGCGGAATCGGTGCTTTTCACTTGGCGCTGAAATTCGGAATTATGGCGTTGTTTCTTTCGATGGGTAAAAACCCTGAAGAAGGAGGTGAAGTCGGCCTTTCCTACGCTTTTATTTCGCACACGATGCAACTGGTGATTATGATCGTTATGGGGCTGATTTCGATTCCTATGTTGGCAAAAGCGAGAAGTAAGGCAGTGCAAAATCGGAATTTATAA
- a CDS encoding pyruvate dehydrogenase complex E1 component subunit beta — protein MKEYTFREVIAQAMSEEMRKDESIFLMGEEVAEYNGAYKASKGMLDEFGAKRVIDTPIAELGFTGIAIGAAMNGNRPIVEYMTFNFSLVGIDQIINNAAKIRQMSGGQWNCPIVFRGPTGSAGQLGATHSQALESWFANTPGLKVVVPSNPYDAKGLLKTAIQDNDPVIFMESEQMYGDKMEIPEEEYYIPIGKADIKKEGKDVTLVSFGKIMKMAIQAAEDLEKEGISVEVIDLRTVRPLDYDTILESVKKTNRLVILEEAWPLGSIATEITYMVQQKAFDYLDAPIKRITTPDAPAPYSAPLFAEWFPKLEKVKEEIKNALYIKA, from the coding sequence CGAAAAGATGAATCCATTTTCCTGATGGGTGAAGAAGTCGCAGAATACAACGGTGCTTACAAAGCTTCTAAAGGAATGCTTGACGAATTCGGCGCTAAAAGAGTAATTGATACTCCAATTGCAGAACTCGGATTTACCGGGATTGCCATCGGAGCAGCCATGAACGGAAACAGGCCCATTGTAGAATATATGACTTTCAACTTCTCATTGGTAGGAATTGATCAGATTATAAATAATGCAGCGAAAATCCGTCAGATGAGTGGAGGGCAGTGGAATTGCCCAATCGTTTTCCGTGGCCCGACTGGTTCGGCAGGTCAATTGGGAGCAACGCATTCTCAGGCTTTGGAATCTTGGTTTGCAAATACTCCAGGCTTAAAAGTAGTTGTACCTTCTAATCCTTACGATGCAAAAGGTTTATTGAAAACCGCAATTCAGGATAATGATCCGGTAATTTTCATGGAGTCTGAACAGATGTATGGCGACAAAATGGAAATCCCAGAAGAAGAATATTACATCCCAATCGGAAAAGCAGATATTAAAAAAGAAGGTAAAGATGTCACTTTGGTTTCTTTCGGTAAAATTATGAAGATGGCGATTCAGGCCGCTGAGGATTTAGAAAAAGAAGGAATCTCTGTAGAAGTAATTGATTTAAGAACGGTTCGTCCATTAGATTATGACACTATTTTAGAGTCGGTAAAGAAAACCAACAGACTGGTAATTTTAGAAGAAGCTTGGCCTCTGGGTTCCATTGCAACGGAGATTACGTATATGGTTCAACAAAAAGCATTTGATTATTTAGATGCGCCGATCAAGAGAATAACCACACCAGATGCTCCTGCACCTTACTCAGCGCCACTTTTCGCTGAATGGTTCCCGAAATTGGAAAAAGTAAAAGAAGAAATTAAAAATGCTTTATATATTAAAGCGTAA
- a CDS encoding aminotransferase class IV yields the protein MKLSFASENFQTHNRAFLYGDAVQVSFFIRNAELIMAEECYFYLMASMRKMRMAIPLSYTLEFFQNLFGEKVLQQELKNGIIHFFVYRNADEKELSKSGISYYFEVDEVDDILSVQREYELDLIKEINVNANVLSGIHVHCPENIYAEIYAKENDLDDIIFLNPNKRIARSVFGNLLFLENNTIKIPKTSEGAYISPLMENFVTFIHKNNLAQIQESEMIAFESQKAEEILMISDLKGIFSVTKIRNKTFGKERFAEMVEKWKTSFL from the coding sequence GTGAAATTATCTTTTGCTTCTGAGAATTTTCAAACCCACAACCGCGCCTTTTTATATGGTGATGCGGTACAGGTTTCTTTTTTTATCCGCAACGCTGAATTGATTATGGCGGAAGAATGTTATTTTTATTTAATGGCTTCGATGCGTAAAATGAGAATGGCGATTCCATTGTCTTACACTTTGGAATTTTTCCAGAATTTATTCGGGGAAAAAGTGCTGCAACAGGAACTGAAAAATGGAATTATTCATTTCTTCGTCTATCGGAATGCAGATGAAAAAGAACTTTCAAAAAGTGGGATTTCTTATTATTTCGAAGTCGATGAAGTTGATGATATCTTGTCGGTTCAAAGAGAGTATGAACTTGATTTGATTAAGGAAATCAACGTGAATGCCAATGTTCTAAGCGGTATTCATGTTCATTGTCCGGAAAATATCTACGCAGAAATTTATGCGAAGGAAAATGATCTGGATGACATTATTTTCCTGAACCCCAATAAAAGAATTGCCAGAAGTGTCTTCGGGAACTTATTATTCCTGGAAAATAATACCATTAAGATCCCTAAAACCTCAGAAGGAGCCTATATTTCGCCACTGATGGAAAACTTTGTCACCTTTATTCATAAAAATAATTTGGCTCAGATTCAAGAGTCAGAAATGATTGCCTTTGAATCTCAAAAAGCAGAAGAGATTTTGATGATTTCAGATTTAAAAGGAATTTTCTCTGTTACCAAAATCCGGAATAAAACATTTGGAAAAGAAAGGTTTGCGGAAATGGTGGAAAAATGGAAAACCAGCTTCCTTTAA
- the panD gene encoding aspartate 1-decarboxylase: protein MLIEVFKSKIHRVRVTESDLNYIGSITIDEELLEASGIIVGERVYIVNVNNGERFDTYAIKGKRKSGEICLNGPAARRVQKNDIIIIMSYAQMTPEEAKTFQPKIIFPDEHTNLLT from the coding sequence ATGCTAATTGAAGTTTTTAAATCAAAGATACACCGCGTACGCGTGACCGAATCCGACCTTAATTATATTGGGAGCATCACTATTGATGAAGAATTGCTGGAAGCTTCCGGAATTATCGTAGGCGAAAGAGTTTATATCGTCAACGTCAATAACGGCGAGCGGTTCGATACTTATGCAATCAAAGGGAAAAGAAAATCAGGCGAAATTTGTTTAAACGGGCCCGCAGCAAGACGGGTGCAGAAAAACGACATCATCATTATCATGTCGTATGCTCAGATGACGCCGGAAGAAGCAAAAACCTTTCAGCCGAAAATTATCTTTCCGGACGAGCACACCAATCTTCTTACTTAA
- a CDS encoding aspartate aminotransferase family protein encodes MQTDFFKYQAQTTQFAAGFEVEKASGSYIYGKDGRKYLDFVAGVSANTLGHSHPKIVEAIKTQAEKYLHVMVYGEYAQEMPVKLCRLLADATPEPLEVTYLVNSGAEAIDGALKLAKRFTGREEIISMTNSYHGNTHGALSVSGNEFHKREFRPLLPMVSFIEFNNQEDFDKITEKTACVLAETIQGAAGFLVPDADYFRNLKKRCEEVGALLILDEIQPGFGRTGKLFAFEHLDMVPDILVMGKGMGGGVPVGAFMSSKTIMHSLSHSPKLGHITTFGGNPLIAAASYATLHEVIESGLMNEIQEKEDLFRELLVHPKIKNVNGKGLMLAVNLGSPDFTLEVAKRCMEKGLIVFWQLYRNEYLRISPPLTISLAEIKEGCEFILEVLNEME; translated from the coding sequence ATGCAAACAGATTTTTTTAAATACCAGGCGCAAACCACGCAATTTGCCGCCGGATTTGAAGTTGAAAAAGCTTCCGGTTCCTACATCTACGGAAAAGACGGACGAAAATACCTGGATTTCGTAGCCGGAGTTTCTGCCAATACTTTGGGACATTCACATCCTAAAATTGTAGAAGCCATCAAAACACAGGCAGAAAAATATCTGCACGTCATGGTTTATGGCGAATACGCTCAGGAGATGCCGGTGAAATTATGCAGGCTATTAGCCGATGCTACGCCCGAACCTTTAGAGGTTACTTATCTCGTCAACTCCGGCGCAGAAGCAATCGACGGTGCTTTGAAATTAGCCAAACGTTTTACCGGCAGAGAAGAAATTATTTCGATGACCAATTCTTACCACGGAAATACCCACGGCGCTTTGTCGGTTTCGGGGAATGAATTTCACAAGCGGGAGTTTCGTCCGCTCCTGCCGATGGTCAGTTTTATTGAATTTAATAATCAGGAAGATTTTGATAAGATTACCGAAAAAACGGCCTGTGTTTTAGCGGAAACCATTCAGGGTGCTGCGGGATTTTTAGTTCCGGATGCTGACTATTTCCGGAATCTTAAAAAGCGGTGTGAAGAAGTTGGCGCTTTATTAATTCTCGACGAGATTCAGCCTGGTTTTGGCAGAACAGGAAAACTCTTTGCCTTCGAACATCTGGACATGGTTCCGGATATTCTGGTAATGGGGAAAGGTATGGGTGGTGGCGTTCCCGTAGGTGCTTTTATGAGTTCGAAAACGATCATGCACAGTCTTTCTCATTCACCGAAGTTGGGGCATATCACGACTTTTGGCGGAAATCCGCTGATTGCCGCCGCAAGTTATGCTACTTTGCATGAAGTTATTGAAAGTGGTTTGATGAACGAAATCCAGGAAAAAGAAGATTTATTCCGGGAATTATTAGTTCATCCAAAAATAAAAAATGTCAACGGAAAAGGCTTGATGTTGGCCGTGAATCTCGGTTCACCTGATTTCACTTTAGAAGTTGCAAAACGCTGCATGGAAAAAGGACTCATCGTTTTTTGGCAACTGTACCGAAATGAATATTTACGGATTTCGCCGCCGCTTACGATTTCTTTAGCTGAAATTAAAGAGGGTTGCGAATTTATTTTAGAGGTTTTAAATGAAATGGAATAG
- a CDS encoding YqgE/AlgH family protein has product MNYSYKGKILISTPDISGDIFSRSVVLIVDHNENGAFGLILNKKNKNMSSRLLEIFEFQVAVYDGGPVENDKIFFICKGKKITEEYLAIDEEYYLTEDIEKVISSILDQQISINDVKVFSGYSGWSSQQLESEILRKIWTPVDVYNLDYTSPNDQSLWKNIMQNLGGDYLLWANAPEDVSMN; this is encoded by the coding sequence ATGAATTATTCTTACAAAGGTAAAATTTTAATTTCCACTCCCGATATTTCGGGCGACATATTCTCACGCTCTGTCGTTTTGATCGTTGACCATAATGAGAACGGTGCTTTTGGACTGATACTCAATAAAAAAAATAAAAACATGAGTTCAAGACTGCTCGAAATCTTCGAATTCCAGGTTGCAGTTTATGATGGCGGTCCGGTAGAAAACGACAAGATTTTTTTCATTTGCAAAGGCAAGAAAATCACAGAAGAATATCTGGCAATAGACGAAGAATACTATCTCACTGAAGATATTGAAAAGGTAATTTCTTCCATTTTAGATCAACAGATTTCCATCAACGATGTGAAGGTGTTTTCCGGATATTCCGGTTGGTCCAGTCAACAGTTGGAGAGCGAAATCCTTAGAAAAATATGGACTCCGGTAGATGTTTATAATCTGGATTACACGTCTCCAAATGATCAGAGTCTCTGGAAAAATATCATGCAGAATCTAGGTGGAGATTATCTTTTGTGGGCCAATGCGCCGGAAGATGTATCGATGAATTGA
- a CDS encoding OstA-like protein, with protein MKKIFVFFLFISAHVFAQINTQPNQDLVKDPFFNNPKKGVSTEKVKLIHSDFFQKALDKYQGNPYFSGNVQFAHQGSVLTADEVIFYQEQNFVKAIGNVKLQNADGSVITSGEMEYDGNTQKGIARKNVLLTDPGQTIKTETLYYDRISNKAYFNTGGTITKDGNVMYTKSATYDLNSRLIDFSGNVKIDNPEYTVEGVNIIQNQNTNTATFNGATTITNKKNPANLIYTEKGTYNMNSKEVYLKKNSRIHYNGKILTGDDMYFNQITGFGTAKGNVTLRDPLEKRYMKGGYGEIYEKKDSAMMTDKPYAVKILEKDSMYFSADRILAYQKVDEQNPLKKKSFLRAYKKARMFKSNIQVRADSLSFNETDGIMHLDGKPIAWSGEKQITGDKIEAYFDTEKEFIDSLRVIGNAFAISKVDSLSLKDEFHQVKGKLMTVYYKENEIKLAKVIGNAQSITYADDQNEKTKEVERIGVALSTCGTIEAEFEDRKVQIISCNIGANTDIYPMSLISHEQRFFPDFNWNTKDRLRTWRDIFVETPDYPEIKYEADDALYNAAQKAINDEKAKEEAKKPKRVRK; from the coding sequence ATGAAAAAAATCTTTGTTTTTTTTCTCTTCATCAGTGCCCATGTTTTTGCGCAGATCAATACCCAGCCTAATCAGGACTTGGTCAAAGATCCTTTTTTTAATAATCCAAAAAAAGGTGTTTCCACGGAGAAGGTAAAATTAATCCATTCTGATTTTTTTCAAAAGGCTTTAGATAAATACCAGGGAAATCCCTACTTCTCGGGAAATGTGCAGTTTGCCCATCAAGGTTCCGTTTTAACGGCCGATGAGGTTATTTTTTATCAGGAACAGAATTTTGTGAAAGCCATCGGAAATGTAAAACTTCAGAATGCGGACGGTTCAGTCATTACTTCCGGTGAAATGGAATACGACGGAAATACCCAAAAAGGAATCGCCCGGAAAAATGTACTGCTGACCGATCCCGGACAAACCATCAAAACTGAAACCCTTTATTACGACCGCATTTCCAATAAAGCCTATTTCAATACGGGCGGTACGATTACGAAAGACGGCAACGTGATGTACACCAAATCTGCCACCTACGACTTGAACAGCAGATTAATTGATTTTTCCGGCAATGTGAAAATCGATAATCCCGAATATACGGTAGAAGGAGTGAATATTATTCAGAACCAAAATACCAATACCGCAACATTCAACGGTGCTACAACCATTACCAATAAAAAGAATCCAGCCAATCTAATTTATACAGAGAAGGGAACCTACAACATGAATTCTAAGGAAGTTTATTTAAAGAAAAATTCCCGAATTCATTATAATGGAAAAATACTCACCGGCGACGATATGTATTTCAATCAAATCACCGGATTCGGAACGGCCAAAGGAAATGTAACCCTCCGCGATCCTTTAGAAAAACGCTATATGAAAGGAGGTTACGGCGAAATCTACGAGAAAAAAGACTCCGCGATGATGACCGATAAACCCTATGCTGTGAAAATTTTGGAGAAAGATTCTATGTATTTTTCTGCAGACCGTATTTTGGCTTATCAAAAAGTAGATGAACAAAATCCCCTCAAGAAAAAGAGTTTCCTGCGTGCTTATAAAAAAGCCAGAATGTTCAAGTCTAATATTCAGGTTAGAGCCGACTCCTTAAGTTTTAATGAAACCGACGGAATCATGCATCTCGACGGAAAACCCATCGCCTGGAGCGGCGAGAAACAGATAACCGGCGATAAAATAGAAGCGTATTTCGATACCGAAAAGGAGTTTATAGATTCCTTGCGCGTCATAGGAAATGCGTTCGCCATCAGCAAAGTGGATTCACTAAGTTTAAAAGATGAATTCCACCAGGTGAAAGGAAAACTGATGACGGTTTATTATAAAGAAAATGAAATCAAGCTGGCAAAAGTAATCGGTAACGCACAATCAATTACGTACGCCGATGACCAAAACGAAAAAACCAAAGAAGTAGAAAGAATCGGAGTGGCGCTTTCTACCTGTGGCACAATTGAAGCCGAATTCGAAGACCGGAAAGTTCAGATTATTTCCTGTAACATCGGTGCCAATACCGACATTTATCCGATGAGTTTAATCTCGCACGAACAAAGGTTTTTTCCCGATTTCAACTGGAATACCAAAGACCGCCTCCGTACCTGGCGCGACATTTTCGTGGAAACACCGGATTATCCCGAAATAAAATACGAAGCCGACGACGCTCTTTATAACGCTGCCCAAAAAGCCATCAATGATGAAAAAGCCAAAGAAGAAGCTAAGAAGCCGAAGAGGGTTCGGAAGTAA
- a CDS encoding HU family DNA-binding protein, which yields MNKSELIDAIAKDANITKVAAKAALESFISNVTDTLKKKDGKVSLVGFGTFSVAERAARQGINPATKKPIKIEAKTVAKFKAGSDLADAVMGGKKK from the coding sequence ATGAACAAGTCTGAATTAATCGACGCTATCGCAAAAGATGCGAACATTACAAAAGTTGCAGCAAAAGCTGCCCTTGAATCTTTTATCTCTAACGTTACTGATACTTTGAAAAAGAAAGATGGTAAAGTTTCTTTAGTAGGATTCGGAACTTTCTCTGTAGCAGAAAGAGCTGCAAGACAGGGAATCAACCCAGCTACTAAAAAGCCAATCAAAATTGAGGCAAAAACAGTTGCAAAATTCAAAGCAGGTTCTGATTTAGCAGACGCTGTAATGGGTGGTAAGAAAAAATAA
- a CDS encoding KUP/HAK/KT family potassium transporter gives MSQDTLSHFDTKKLTAVGVLVSLGIVFGDIGTSPLYVMKAIVNARHGTGNLPFDEYIEGALSCIIWTLTMQTTFKYVIIALRADNKGEGGILSLYSLVKKLKKKWLYVIAIIGASTLVADSIITPSLTVMSAVEGLKIFSPHTPVVAITLVILAFVFIVQQFGTASIGKFFGPVMVVWFLVLGIFGSVHLFDHLEILKAFNPYYAYNLIKHSPSAIVIMGAVFLCTTGAEALYSDLGHCGKQNIRVSWIFVKTMLVLNYLGQGAWLLDNPESVSQGINPIFGIMPEWAILPGVILATAAAIIASQSVITGSFTMFSEAMSVMFWPNQQIDYPSGIKGQMYIPKINWGLMFLCFIVVIYFQKSEAMEAAYGLTITITMLMTTTLLFFWLSRSRVTKVFAIGFLAVYLCIELGFFYANVIKFFDGGWLTVVLGGFIAVCMYAWYNGRLIKAKFIKFVKLDKYVPVIKEMKLDETIPKYATNLAFLSRAKRQDEVEAKIIYSILRKQPKRADHYFILNIANQEDPYTFKYTIDEIMPGTIFRINFMLGFKIDRRINDYFDQVLEDMMEEGSIPARSSHPSLRHYNIPPDLKYVIIDNTYINDALLTVKEKITLNIYNFVKYIGSDDFKAWGVSAHNVVVESAPLLDQKIITNKIKQVSFHRYDS, from the coding sequence ATGTCACAAGATACTTTATCTCATTTTGATACAAAAAAACTTACCGCAGTAGGAGTTTTGGTTTCCCTCGGAATAGTTTTCGGCGATATCGGAACTTCACCGCTGTATGTTATGAAGGCGATCGTAAATGCCCGTCATGGTACCGGGAATTTGCCGTTCGATGAATATATCGAAGGAGCACTTTCCTGCATCATCTGGACGCTGACGATGCAAACCACTTTTAAGTACGTGATTATTGCATTGCGTGCTGATAATAAGGGAGAAGGTGGTATTTTATCTCTGTACTCGCTGGTCAAGAAGCTTAAGAAAAAATGGCTGTATGTCATCGCTATTATCGGTGCTTCAACTTTGGTAGCAGACAGTATAATTACCCCCTCATTAACGGTAATGTCTGCTGTGGAAGGGTTGAAGATATTTTCGCCTCATACTCCGGTTGTGGCGATTACGCTGGTTATTCTGGCCTTTGTCTTTATTGTGCAACAATTTGGTACGGCTTCCATCGGTAAGTTTTTTGGTCCGGTGATGGTTGTTTGGTTCTTGGTTTTAGGGATATTTGGTTCAGTTCATTTATTTGATCATCTCGAAATTTTGAAAGCATTTAATCCTTATTACGCTTATAATTTAATAAAGCATTCACCCAGTGCGATTGTGATTATGGGAGCGGTATTTCTTTGTACGACAGGAGCGGAAGCTTTGTATTCTGATTTAGGACATTGCGGCAAACAAAATATCCGGGTGAGCTGGATTTTTGTAAAGACCATGTTGGTTTTAAATTATTTGGGTCAAGGTGCCTGGTTATTAGATAATCCGGAATCTGTTTCGCAGGGAATCAATCCGATTTTTGGAATTATGCCCGAATGGGCGATTTTACCAGGGGTGATTTTAGCAACAGCTGCTGCAATTATCGCAAGTCAATCTGTGATTACGGGTTCTTTTACCATGTTTTCAGAAGCGATGTCGGTGATGTTTTGGCCGAATCAGCAAATCGATTATCCATCCGGTATTAAAGGTCAAATGTATATTCCTAAAATCAATTGGGGGTTGATGTTTCTTTGCTTCATCGTGGTTATTTATTTCCAAAAGTCAGAAGCGATGGAAGCTGCTTATGGTTTAACCATTACGATTACGATGTTGATGACCACTACCTTACTGTTTTTCTGGCTCAGCAGATCCAGAGTTACGAAGGTATTCGCAATCGGTTTTTTAGCCGTCTATCTTTGCATCGAATTGGGTTTCTTTTATGCCAATGTTATTAAGTTTTTCGACGGCGGGTGGCTGACGGTGGTTTTAGGTGGATTTATCGCCGTTTGCATGTACGCATGGTATAACGGAAGACTCATTAAAGCAAAGTTTATCAAATTTGTAAAACTCGATAAATATGTGCCGGTAATAAAAGAAATGAAACTTGATGAAACCATCCCGAAATACGCAACCAATCTCGCTTTCCTAAGCCGTGCAAAAAGACAGGATGAGGTAGAAGCCAAGATTATTTATTCTATTTTGCGGAAGCAACCTAAAAGAGCAGACCATTATTTCATCCTCAATATTGCCAATCAGGAAGATCCATATACTTTTAAATATACCATTGATGAAATTATGCCCGGTACGATTTTCAGGATCAATTTCATGCTTGGTTTTAAAATTGACCGCCGAATCAATGATTATTTCGACCAGGTCTTAGAAGACATGATGGAAGAGGGAAGTATTCCCGCACGAAGCAGTCACCCTTCACTTCGCCATTATAATATTCCACCTGATCTCAAATATGTGATTATTGATAATACTTACATCAATGATGCTTTGTTGACTGTCAAAGAAAAAATCACACTCAATATTTACAATTTTGTAAAATATATCGGCAGTGATGACTTTAAAGCCTGGGGAGTTTCTGCCCATAATGTAGTGGTAGAGTCGGCGCCTTTACTGGATCAAAAAATTATCACCAATAAAATTAAGCAGGTAAGTTTCCATAGATACGATTCCTAA